One Mycobacterium marseillense DNA window includes the following coding sequences:
- a CDS encoding cupin domain-containing protein — protein sequence MTGHDASGKSVFVSDEAVQPRLPVLLPASEFHLLWGGDDTPQYPDDGAMPEWHTYFPPIGGFRFAMLTIPPAAAPKDQELGDPGEALADFEEKLPGMIRYMDRSDPGMHTTDTIDFEVVLEGTLVLELDDGAEVILHPGDTVVQNGTRHRWKNAGDTPARMAVFICGASHARVP from the coding sequence GTGACCGGACACGACGCATCCGGCAAGTCTGTATTTGTCAGCGATGAAGCAGTGCAGCCGCGGCTACCTGTATTGCTGCCCGCCAGTGAATTTCATCTCCTTTGGGGAGGCGACGACACGCCACAATATCCGGATGACGGTGCAATGCCCGAGTGGCATACGTACTTTCCGCCGATCGGCGGATTTCGGTTCGCGATGCTCACTATTCCCCCAGCAGCCGCACCCAAAGATCAGGAGCTGGGCGATCCCGGGGAAGCGCTGGCTGATTTTGAAGAGAAGCTACCGGGGATGATTCGTTACATGGACCGTAGCGACCCCGGCATGCATACCACCGACACTATCGACTTCGAAGTGGTTCTTGAGGGCACCTTAGTGCTCGAACTGGACGACGGTGCGGAGGTGATCCTGCATCCCGGCGATACTGTGGTACAGAACGGAACACGACACCGGTGGAAGAACGCTGGCGACACTCCCGCCCGGATGGCGGTGTTCATTTGCGGCGCCTCGCATGCCAGGGTGCCGTGA